Proteins encoded in a region of the Phocoena phocoena chromosome X, mPhoPho1.1, whole genome shotgun sequence genome:
- the LOC136142849 gene encoding zinc finger X-linked protein ZXDB-like, with the protein MEIPRLLPARGSRQGGGAGSPGGGGRIHGGPDPRAGQAPARRLLLLRGPQDGGPGRQREVARAASPGPGPSPLVPRPDHAGGGGGGGGGGGGGGCGSGGGGDGDDFFLVLLDPVGGDVDSTGASQAAGPLWREEAGLGPRFHGHESGANPEGRPALGPSSLSAIRAPVPALAPIRAPVLSPAAAFAGTVTIHKQNLLLRFENGFLTLATPPPPTWAPGVAPAPQPGGLIAPPAGIPHAAQPEDCPELLPDLLLAERAEPAPAPSPEEEAEGPVAAESPRGPLGPGQGVVLYLCPEAQCGQTFTKKHQLKVHLLTHSSSQGQRPFKCPLGGCGWTFTTSYKLKRHLQSHDKLRPFGCPAEGCGKSFTTVYNLKAHMKGHEQENSFKCEVCEETFPTQAKLSAHQRSHFEPERPYQCAFSGCKKTFITVSALFSHNRAHFREQELFSCSFPGCSKQYDKACRLKIHLRSHTGERPFLCDFEGCGWNFTSMSKLLRHKRKHDDDRRFMCPVEGCGKSFTRAEHLKGHSITHLGTKPFVCPVEGCCARFSARSSLYIHSKKHLQDVDTGKSRCPVSTCNKLFTSKHSMKTHMAKRHNLRQDLLAQLEAANSLTPSSELTSQGQNDLGDAELVSFFSDVPSNTSAAVLDTALVNSGILTIDVASVNSTLAGNLPVNNNSLGQAVDPQALMATSDLPQSLDTSLFFGTTAAGFQQSPLDTDGVSSLSVGPSGSLSSLTMKTSSQEPQALTPSSKLTVDTDALTPSSTLFENSVSELLPPTKTEWNVHPDSDFFGQEEETQFAFSNPAGNHGSQKETDLITVTGSSFLV; encoded by the coding sequence ATGGAAATCCCGAGGCTGCTCCCGGCTCGCGGGTCGCGACAGGGCGGCGGCGCTGGCAGCCCCGGGGGCGGCGGCCGGATCCATGGAGGTCCTGACCCGCGGGCCGGCCAGGCCCCCGCGCGCCGCCTCCTGCTGCTCCGGGGCCCCCAAGATGGCGGGCCCGGGCGGCAGCGTGAGGTGGCCCGCGCGGCCTCCCCGGGCCCGGGCCCTAGCCCGTTGGTGCCAAGGCCCGATCACgctggcggcggcggtggcggcggcggcggcggcggcggcggcggctgcggcagcggcggcggcggcgatgGCGATGACTTCTTCTTGGTGCTGCTGGACCCGGTGGGTGGAGACGTAGATTCCACGGGCGCCAGCCAGGCCGCAGGGCCCCTATGGAGGGAGGAGGCCGGGCTGGGACCACGATTCCATGGGCACGAAAGCGGCGCGAACCCCGAGGGCCGCCCTGCGCTGGGCCCCAGCTCCCTGTCCGCTATCCGCGCCCCAGTCCCGGCCCTGGCCCCGATTCGCGCCCCAGTCCTGAGCCCCGCCGCGGCCTTCGCGGGCACCGTCACCATTCACAAACAAAACCTGCTGTTGCGCTTCGAGAACGGCTTCCTCACCCTGGCCACGCCCCCGCCGCCAACCTGGGCGCCTGGGGTCGCCCCTGCCCCGCAGCCCGGGGGTCTGATCGCCCCGCCAGCGGGGATCCCGCACGCCGCGCAGCCTGAGGACTGTCCCGAGCTGCTGCCCGACCTCCTGCTGGCCGAGCGGGCCGAACCCGCGCCCGCCCCATCTCccgaggaggaggcggagggccCGGTTGCTGCTGAGAGTCCCCGCGGGCCGCTGGGCCCGGGCCAGGGCGTGGTGCTGTACCTGTGTCCTGAGGCGCAGTGCGGACAAACCTTTACCAAGAAGCACCAACTGAAGGTGCACCTGCTGACGCACAGCAGCAGCCAGGGCCAGCGGCCCTTCAAGTGCCCCCTGGGCGGTTGCGGCTGGACCTTCACCACCTCGTACAAGCTCAAGAGGCACCTGCAGTCACACGACAAACTGAGGCCCTTTGGCTGCCCAGCAGAGGGCTGTGGCAAGAGCTTCACCACGGTGTATAACCTCAAAGCACACATGAAAGGCCATGAGCAGGAGAACTCATTCAAATGCGAGGTGTGTGAGGAGACCTTCCCCACGCAGGCCAAACTCAGCGCCCACCAGCGCAGCCACTTCGAGCCTGAGAGACCCTACCAGTGTGCATTTTCGGGCTGCAAGAAGACGTTTATCACAGTGAGTGCCCTGTTTTCCCATAACCGCGCCCACTTCAGGGAACAGGAACTCTTTTCCTGCTCCTTTCCTGGCTGCAGCAAACAGTACGACAAGGCTTGTAGGTTGAAAATTCACCTTCGGAGCCACACTGGTGAGAGACCTTTCCTTTGTGACTTTGAGGGCTGTGGCTGGAACTTCACCAGCATGTCCAAACTCCTTAGGCACAAAAGGAAGCACGACGATGACCGGAGGTTCATGTGTCCTGTAGAAGGCTGTGGGAAATCTTTCACGAGGGCCGAACATCTGAAAGGCCACAGCATAACCCACCTGGGCACAAAGCCTTTTGTGTGCCCCGTGGAAGGCTGCTGTGCCAGGTTCTCTGCTCGCAGTAGTCTCTACATTCACTCCAAGAAACACTTGCAGGATGTGGACACTGGGAAAAGCCGATGCCCAGTCTCCACTTGTAATAAACTCTTCACATCCAAGCACAGCATGAAGACCCACATGGCCAAAAGGCACAACCTGCGCCAGGATCTCTTAGCTCAGCTAGAAGCTGCAAATTCTCTTACGCCCAGCAGTGAACTTACCAGCCAAGGGCAGAATGACCTCGGTGATGCAGAGCTTGTGTCTTTCTTCTCTGATGTGCCCAGTAATACTTCTGCTGCAGTGTTGGACACCGCATTGGTGAACTCTGGGATCTTGACTATTGATGTGGCTTCTGTGAACTCAACTCTGGCAGGGAACCTCCCTGTTAATAATAATTCCTTAGGGCAGGCGGTGGACCCTCAGGCCTTGATGGCCACCAGTGACCTTCCTCAAAGTCTGGATACCTCACTCTTCTTTGGAACGACAGCCGCTGGTTTTCAGCAGAGTCCTTTAGATACGGATGGTGTCTCAAGTCTAAGTGTGGGGCCTTCAGGATCTCTGAGCTCTTTGACTATGAAAACCTCGAGTCAAGAGCCCCAAGCTTTGACCCCCAGCAGTAAGCTAACAGTAGACACAGATGCTCTGACTCCTTCAAGCACCCTTTTTGAAAACAGTGTCTCAGAACTACTGCCGCCAACCAAAACGGAATGGAACGTACATCCTGATTCTGACTTCTTTGGACAGGAGGAAGAAACCCAGTTTGCATTCTCCAATCCTGCAGGAAATCATGGGTCTCAGAAAGAAACAGATCTTATTACAGTGACTGGCAGCTCATTTTTGGTATGA